One region of Limnospira fusiformis SAG 85.79 genomic DNA includes:
- a CDS encoding cobalt-precorrin-6A reductase has protein sequence MSNYCKKILILGGTAEATALYDRVQTMANIEAIASFAGRTQQPVTPKDPAAFRIGGFGGVQGLIDYLKQQKIDILIDVTHPFAAQISDHAAIAANECGIKRLMVVRPAWEKVPGDNWVEVDSHSQATMVLSGLAERVFLTIGRQELSAYAELKDIWFLMRMIDPPQPNLPIPRGELLLQRGPFSVVDELSILREYQLGAIVSKNSGGDATYAKIVAARELKLPVVMVQRPPIPMGETVADIESAIAWLHQQ, from the coding sequence ATGAGTAATTACTGTAAAAAAATCTTGATTTTGGGAGGAACGGCGGAAGCGACAGCCCTATATGATAGGGTTCAAACTATGGCGAATATAGAGGCGATCGCTTCTTTTGCGGGTCGCACTCAACAGCCAGTTACCCCGAAAGACCCGGCGGCTTTTCGGATTGGGGGTTTTGGCGGTGTTCAGGGTTTAATCGACTATTTAAAACAACAAAAAATTGATATTTTAATTGATGTTACCCACCCCTTTGCTGCCCAAATTTCTGACCATGCGGCTATAGCAGCTAATGAATGTGGAATTAAACGGTTAATGGTTGTCCGTCCGGCTTGGGAAAAAGTCCCCGGCGATAACTGGGTTGAGGTGGATAGTCACTCACAGGCTACTATGGTTTTATCAGGGTTAGCTGAACGGGTATTTTTAACTATTGGTCGTCAGGAACTTTCCGCCTATGCTGAACTAAAAGATATCTGGTTTTTAATGCGGATGATTGACCCACCTCAGCCGAATTTACCTATACCTAGGGGGGAATTATTGTTACAAAGGGGGCCGTTTTCGGTGGTAGATGAACTGTCAATTTTACGGGAATATCAACTGGGTGCAATTGTTAGTAAAAATAGCGGCGGTGATGCTACCTACGCCAAAATTGTGGCGGCGCGAGAGTTGAAATTACCTGTGGTTATGGTGCAACGTCCTCCCATTCCTATGGGGGAAACAGTGGCTGATATTGAGTCGGCGATCGCTTGGTTACACCAACAATAA
- the cobG gene encoding precorrin-3B synthase, giving the protein MSKSANFAAHSLRRMEKQITMNWLVKANVCPGLFYGTHAQDGFLIRIRTPGGLINSKQGKLLGYLLTEWGGTLQVTNRANLQIRGVQKPPTSAVFEMLQKLNLAAQNPHIDHLRNIMGSPTAGIDSQELIDTSPLIKALDNLIQNHPLIGELSPKFSIGVDGGGTVGIGIRSPVAWEHRYNEIQLNAISVDDGNNSINFQLAIAGDKKLYNTQLVITPEQCLSVVATLINVYGEYVRNNPLDTGKKPRMKQLIDHLGLDTYIQQVNSQLTQPLPILSAEPTPSQPYHHLGIYPQKNAELCYIGISLHLGQINAQQWLGLVELSETFGNAELRLTPWQTIIMPDIPHQQISQLLPKLSLLGFAEIESNQVAIAACGGKPGCAASLTHTQTHASQLAEYLHQRLNLDTPINIHVTGCPKFCAQPSPAEITLLGHTINQNGKTIEGYQVYLGDGEQSLKQKIFEGVFTEIPEFLANFLTQNRPLN; this is encoded by the coding sequence TTGTCAAAATCAGCTAATTTTGCGGCTCATTCTCTGCGTCGCATGGAGAAACAAATCACCATGAATTGGTTAGTTAAAGCAAATGTTTGTCCGGGTCTATTTTATGGAACCCACGCCCAGGATGGTTTTTTAATCCGCATTCGGACTCCGGGCGGATTAATTAATAGTAAACAGGGTAAATTATTGGGTTATTTATTAACGGAGTGGGGAGGGACGCTACAAGTAACTAATCGCGCTAATTTACAAATTCGGGGAGTGCAAAAACCACCAACTAGCGCCGTTTTTGAGATGCTGCAAAAATTAAATTTAGCTGCTCAAAATCCCCACATAGACCACCTACGCAATATTATGGGTAGTCCGACGGCGGGAATTGATAGCCAGGAGTTAATTGATACTAGTCCCCTGATTAAAGCCCTGGATAATCTGATTCAAAATCACCCGTTAATTGGCGAACTTAGTCCTAAGTTTAGCATCGGAGTTGATGGGGGGGGGACTGTGGGAATTGGTATCCGTTCTCCGGTGGCTTGGGAACATCGATATAATGAGATTCAGCTTAATGCGATCTCGGTAGATGATGGGAATAATAGCATTAATTTTCAGTTGGCGATCGCCGGAGATAAAAAGCTATATAATACCCAACTTGTCATCACGCCAGAACAATGTTTATCTGTAGTCGCTACCCTTATTAATGTCTATGGGGAGTATGTCCGAAACAACCCCTTAGATACCGGGAAAAAGCCTCGGATGAAACAGCTAATTGACCATCTAGGATTAGATACATATATCCAGCAAGTCAACAGCCAACTAACCCAGCCCTTGCCGATATTGTCCGCTGAACCTACCCCCAGCCAACCCTATCATCATTTAGGAATTTATCCCCAAAAAAACGCCGAATTGTGTTATATTGGGATATCATTACACCTAGGACAAATTAATGCACAACAATGGTTAGGATTAGTAGAACTTTCAGAAACCTTTGGTAATGCCGAGTTAAGATTAACCCCTTGGCAAACAATTATAATGCCAGATATTCCCCATCAACAAATCAGCCAATTATTGCCGAAACTATCTTTATTAGGCTTCGCGGAAATTGAGTCAAATCAAGTGGCGATCGCTGCTTGTGGTGGTAAGCCTGGCTGTGCCGCATCACTTACCCACACTCAAACTCACGCTTCCCAATTAGCAGAATATCTCCACCAGCGATTAAATTTAGATACTCCTATTAATATTCATGTAACTGGTTGCCCTAAATTTTGCGCTCAACCCAGTCCCGCAGAAATCACCCTTTTAGGGCATACAATTAATCAAAATGGGAAAACTATCGAAGGCTACCAAGTGTATCTTGGGGATGGTGAACAATCCTTAAAACAAAAAATTTTTGAGGGAGTATTTACCGAAATACCCGAATTTTTAGCTAATTTTTTGACCCAAAATCGCCCACTTAATTAA
- the hisG gene encoding ATP phosphoribosyltransferase, translated as MITVALPKGALLKDSIGLFKGVGLDFSAFLDSANRQLQIEDPTKTAKALLVRAQDVPVYVEYGQAQLGIVGYDVLREKGSQVASVVDLQFGGCRMSVAVKKSSPYSRPVQLPPHSRVASKFVHCASEYFESIDLPVEIIPLYGSVELGPITGMSEAIVDLVSTGRTLQENGLVEIEVLFQSTAQLIAHPLSYRLNSDGLNELIAQVRSQILVAV; from the coding sequence ATGATTACTGTTGCACTTCCTAAAGGCGCTTTACTGAAAGATAGTATTGGTTTGTTCAAAGGGGTTGGACTGGATTTTAGCGCTTTTCTGGATTCGGCTAATCGCCAATTACAGATTGAAGATCCGACAAAAACGGCTAAGGCTTTGCTGGTACGAGCCCAGGATGTGCCTGTTTATGTAGAATATGGTCAGGCGCAATTGGGGATTGTGGGCTATGATGTTCTGCGGGAAAAAGGTTCTCAGGTGGCTTCTGTGGTTGATCTCCAATTCGGAGGATGTCGGATGTCGGTAGCTGTGAAAAAATCTAGCCCCTATAGTCGTCCGGTCCAACTCCCCCCCCATAGCCGAGTTGCTTCTAAGTTTGTTCACTGTGCGAGTGAATATTTTGAGAGCATTGATTTACCTGTGGAGATTATACCACTTTATGGGTCGGTTGAATTAGGGCCGATTACGGGAATGTCTGAGGCGATCGTGGATTTGGTGTCAACGGGTCGCACGCTACAGGAAAATGGCTTAGTGGAAATTGAGGTGTTGTTTCAAAGTACGGCTCAACTGATTGCTCATCCCCTCAGCTATCGGTTAAATTCTGATGGTTTAAATGAGTTGATTGCACAAGTGCGATCGCAGATTTTGGTAGCTGTCTAA
- a CDS encoding N-acetylmuramoyl-L-alanine amidase: MKKIILGLIVFALVMITPALAEQPLFVAYPPNQHRTISDRIFLIGTAAPHGEVLINGQVIDRSQGGHFAPTFPLELGENEFILRHGDQEIRRTITRLSNQPPIPDGIAFVPESLTPSSPISRLPGEILCFSAIAPPNAEVSVDIGGETIPLFKQTESRQLPDNKAVLTGTNEPINIGGKFGGCATISPDTDFANNRKAIDLGQPRYQLILNGETVTQTATGTVSILSPTQFEIAEVIVDAGVARTGPSTTYSRLTPLPKGTRSRITGRDGDYLRLDYGGWIKADETRIFSGSIPPNSMIRSASARRDGQWTKVYFPLQVPVPISIKQGDRTLTITLHNTTAQTDTIRFDDNPLIERMDWQPVLSPMGETQAAVEYTFHFRTSQQWGYEVNYAGTTLVLSLKHPPELGALDDQSFLASIRRGRPLTGVKILLDPGHGSDEDLGARGPTGYPEKDVALIMSSLLQSELIKRGATVFMTREGDDDLWPHERVEMINQQKPDLAFSIHYNALPDNGDAINTKGVGMFWFHPQAHNLAVFLHNYLVEKLDRPSYGVFWNNLALTRPSVTPSVLLELGFMINPEEFEWIINPVEQRKLATTLADAIVEWVHSRVTDS; encoded by the coding sequence ATGAAAAAAATTATATTAGGATTAATAGTCTTTGCTTTAGTGATGATCACTCCAGCATTAGCAGAACAGCCTTTATTTGTAGCGTATCCTCCTAACCAACATAGGACTATATCGGATCGCATTTTTCTAATTGGCACCGCCGCCCCCCATGGTGAGGTATTAATCAATGGTCAAGTTATCGATCGCAGTCAAGGGGGACATTTCGCCCCCACTTTTCCTCTGGAATTAGGGGAAAATGAATTTATCCTCCGCCACGGTGATCAGGAAATTCGCCGCACTATTACCCGCCTTTCTAATCAACCACCTATCCCCGATGGAATAGCGTTTGTGCCGGAATCCTTGACCCCTTCTAGCCCCATTTCCCGACTGCCAGGGGAAATTCTTTGTTTTAGTGCGATCGCACCTCCTAACGCCGAAGTTTCCGTGGATATTGGGGGGGAAACTATCCCGCTATTTAAGCAAACTGAAAGTCGGCAACTTCCTGATAATAAGGCGGTTTTGACTGGCACCAACGAACCTATAAATATAGGGGGAAAGTTCGGGGGATGCGCCACTATTTCCCCAGATACTGATTTTGCTAATAATCGGAAGGCGATCGATTTAGGTCAACCCCGATATCAACTTATTCTCAATGGTGAAACCGTCACGCAAACAGCCACCGGAACCGTGTCTATTTTGTCTCCGACTCAATTTGAAATCGCCGAAGTAATTGTCGATGCAGGGGTCGCCAGAACCGGACCTAGCACTACTTATTCCCGTCTAACTCCGCTTCCCAAAGGAACCCGGTCGCGCATTACTGGTAGGGATGGAGATTATTTACGTCTGGACTATGGCGGATGGATAAAAGCGGATGAAACCCGGATTTTCTCCGGTTCTATTCCTCCTAATTCCATGATTCGCAGCGCTAGTGCGCGCCGAGATGGACAATGGACTAAGGTTTATTTTCCTTTACAAGTTCCGGTTCCGATTAGTATTAAACAGGGCGATCGAACTTTAACTATTACTCTGCATAATACAACTGCCCAAACTGATACTATCCGCTTTGATGATAACCCATTAATTGAACGGATGGACTGGCAACCTGTTCTCTCACCCATGGGAGAAACTCAAGCAGCGGTTGAATATACTTTCCATTTTAGAACTTCTCAGCAGTGGGGATATGAAGTTAATTATGCTGGCACAACTTTGGTTTTATCCCTTAAACATCCCCCCGAATTGGGTGCGTTAGATGATCAGAGTTTTCTGGCATCTATTCGCCGGGGAAGACCTCTAACCGGGGTGAAAATTTTACTAGACCCCGGACATGGTAGTGATGAGGATTTAGGCGCGAGAGGACCGACAGGATACCCGGAAAAAGATGTCGCTTTGATCATGTCTTCTCTGTTGCAAAGTGAGTTAATTAAACGGGGTGCAACGGTGTTTATGACCCGCGAGGGTGATGATGATTTATGGCCTCATGAACGGGTGGAAATGATTAATCAACAAAAGCCGGATCTGGCTTTTTCGATTCATTATAATGCCTTACCGGATAATGGAGATGCCATCAATACCAAGGGAGTTGGGATGTTTTGGTTTCATCCCCAAGCCCACAATTTAGCGGTTTTTCTGCATAATTATTTGGTGGAAAAATTGGATCGACCTTCCTATGGTGTCTTTTGGAATAATCTCGCCCTAACTCGTCCTTCTGTTACCCCTTCGGTATTATTGGAATTAGGGTTTATGATTAATCCCGAAGAGTTTGAATGGATTATTAACCCGGTTGAACAGCGGAAATTAGCGACTACTTTGGCTGATGCTATTGTGGAATGGGTACACTCTAGGGTAACAGATTCTTAA
- the cobI gene encoding precorrin-2 C(20)-methyltransferase — protein sequence MTKLGRLYGLGIGPGDPELLTLKAHRILTTVPVIAYPSLENGKVLARAIVADFISPDQIEIPIPLPFSVQRSSQPYYDIGAEKIAEHLSQGKDVAVLCLGDPMLYGTFMYIFNRLSGRFSIEVIPGISSVMASAAMLGVPITYRNDVFTILPATLEADILRDRLSVADAAAIMKLGRHFAKVYQILADLGLLQRALYIERATWKNQAIIPITEVDHNSVTYWSLILVPSHNLPK from the coding sequence ATGACTAAATTAGGGCGACTTTATGGGTTGGGAATTGGTCCGGGAGATCCGGAATTACTAACTTTAAAAGCACATCGTATTTTAACAACTGTTCCCGTCATTGCCTATCCCAGTTTGGAAAATGGCAAGGTTTTAGCTAGGGCGATCGTCGCCGATTTTATCTCCCCTGATCAGATCGAAATTCCTATCCCCCTACCCTTTAGTGTGCAGCGATCGTCACAGCCTTATTATGATATCGGGGCGGAAAAAATTGCCGAACATCTCAGCCAGGGGAAAGATGTGGCGGTTTTGTGTCTGGGAGATCCGATGCTTTATGGTACGTTTATGTACATTTTTAATCGCTTATCAGGGCGGTTTTCAATTGAGGTCATACCTGGGATTTCTTCAGTGATGGCTAGTGCGGCTATGTTGGGAGTACCGATAACTTATCGCAATGATGTCTTTACCATTCTTCCGGCTACATTAGAGGCGGATATATTACGCGATCGCCTCTCGGTAGCTGATGCAGCCGCCATTATGAAATTAGGTCGGCATTTTGCTAAAGTTTATCAAATTTTGGCAGATTTAGGACTACTACAAAGGGCTTTATATATCGAACGCGCTACTTGGAAAAATCAGGCAATTATCCCCATTACAGAAGTTGACCATAACTCAGTTACCTACTGGTCATTAATTTTAGTACCTAGTCATAACCTGCCCAAATAA
- the hisE gene encoding phosphoribosyl-ATP diphosphatase, whose translation MTFSGVMAAGKPPELGNLIDIDKIRYDDQGLVAIAIQDILNGGVLALGSMNREALQKTLATQQLWWVQQSQIELWHPDIILESISYDYRGNFLVAGVAYCPSELNGSGGHTLAGLFRVICDRRDHPNSQSYTCQLFAGGDNKILKKIGEEAAEVVMACKDDEPQAIASEVADLFYHSLVALAYHQVDLRKVYEQLEARRQ comes from the coding sequence ATGACATTTAGTGGAGTTATGGCAGCCGGGAAACCCCCAGAATTGGGGAATCTGATTGATATTGATAAAATTCGTTACGATGATCAGGGCCTGGTAGCGATCGCCATTCAGGATATCTTAAATGGTGGGGTTTTGGCTTTGGGGTCGATGAACCGGGAAGCACTACAGAAAACCCTCGCGACTCAACAACTGTGGTGGGTTCAACAGTCACAGATTGAACTTTGGCATCCTGATATTATACTGGAGTCCATTAGCTATGACTACCGGGGCAATTTTCTGGTGGCTGGGGTTGCCTATTGTCCCTCGGAGTTAAATGGCTCTGGTGGACATACCTTGGCGGGTTTGTTTCGGGTAATTTGCGATCGCCGAGATCATCCAAATTCCCAATCCTATACCTGTCAGTTATTCGCCGGGGGAGATAATAAGATTCTCAAGAAAATCGGAGAAGAGGCGGCGGAAGTAGTTATGGCTTGTAAGGATGATGAGCCGCAGGCGATCGCCTCAGAAGTAGCCGATTTATTTTATCATTCCCTGGTGGCTCTGGCTTATCATCAGGTGGATTTACGGAAAGTTTATGAACAGTTAGAAGCACGTCGTCAATGA
- the hemL gene encoding glutamate-1-semialdehyde 2,1-aminomutase yields the protein MVSTPLKTTKSEEIFSAAQKIMPGGVSSPVRAFKSVGGQPIVFDRVKGAYVWDVDGNQYIDYVGTWGPAICGHAHPEVIAALHEALEKGTSFGAPCALENVLAEMVIDAVPSIEMVRFVNSGTEACMSVLRLMRAFTGREKIIKFEGCYHGHADMFLVKAGSGVATLGLPDSPGVPKNVTVNTLTAPYNDLEAVKKLFSENPGQIAGIILEAVVGNSGFIPPDAGFLEGLRMLTEENGALLVFDEVMTGFRIAYGGAQEKFGVTPDLTTLGKIIGGGLPVGAYGGRQDIMAMVAPAGPMYQAGTLSGNPLAMTAGIKTLELLQKPGTYEYLDQITKKLSNGLLEIAKETGHAACGGQISAMFGFFFTEGPVHNYDHAKKSDLAKFGRFHRGMLERGIYLAPSQFEAGFTSFVHTEEDIDQTLAAAREVLSGL from the coding sequence GTGGTAAGCACCCCATTAAAAACAACAAAATCTGAGGAAATCTTTAGCGCCGCCCAAAAAATCATGCCAGGGGGGGTTAGCTCCCCAGTGCGTGCATTCAAATCCGTTGGCGGTCAACCCATAGTTTTCGATCGCGTCAAAGGAGCATACGTTTGGGACGTTGACGGGAACCAATATATTGACTATGTTGGCACTTGGGGGCCAGCTATTTGCGGTCATGCTCACCCAGAAGTAATCGCCGCTCTCCACGAAGCGCTAGAAAAAGGGACCAGTTTCGGCGCACCCTGCGCTCTAGAAAACGTTTTAGCGGAAATGGTGATCGACGCTGTTCCCAGCATCGAAATGGTAAGGTTTGTTAACTCTGGTACGGAAGCCTGTATGTCCGTACTGCGACTAATGCGAGCCTTTACGGGTCGCGAAAAAATCATCAAATTTGAGGGCTGCTACCACGGCCACGCGGATATGTTCCTAGTCAAAGCCGGATCGGGTGTGGCGACTCTCGGCTTACCCGATTCTCCCGGCGTACCTAAAAATGTGACTGTAAACACTCTCACCGCCCCCTACAATGACCTAGAAGCGGTCAAAAAACTATTTTCGGAAAATCCAGGTCAAATCGCAGGTATCATCCTAGAAGCCGTTGTAGGCAACTCTGGCTTTATTCCTCCTGATGCGGGTTTCCTGGAAGGTTTGCGGATGCTGACCGAGGAAAATGGCGCTTTACTGGTATTTGATGAGGTGATGACTGGCTTCCGCATTGCTTACGGTGGCGCTCAAGAAAAATTTGGTGTTACCCCAGATTTAACTACTTTGGGTAAAATTATCGGTGGTGGCTTACCTGTGGGAGCCTATGGCGGTCGTCAGGATATTATGGCTATGGTCGCGCCAGCAGGTCCTATGTACCAAGCGGGAACCCTATCAGGAAATCCCCTAGCCATGACGGCGGGAATTAAGACTCTGGAACTATTGCAAAAGCCGGGGACTTATGAATATCTCGACCAAATTACCAAAAAGCTGAGTAATGGCTTATTGGAAATTGCTAAAGAAACAGGTCATGCAGCCTGTGGTGGGCAAATTAGCGCGATGTTTGGGTTCTTTTTTACGGAGGGACCTGTTCATAATTATGATCATGCTAAAAAGTCGGATTTGGCGAAGTTTGGTCGCTTCCATCGAGGTATGTTAGAACGGGGTATTTATTTGGCTCCTTCACAATTTGAGGCTGGTTTTACTTCTTTTGTGCATACTGAGGAAGATATTGATCAAACTCTGGCGGCGGCGCGGGAAGTTTTATCTGGTCTGTAG
- the cobJ gene encoding precorrin-3B C(17)-methyltransferase: MNQPAIIVLTENSLDVAKNIQKALGNGIIYGSPKRTQSADLTYDNFGDTVRELFQTGTPIIGICAAGILIRTLAPLLINKWQEPPVLAVAEDGSAVVPLLGGLQGVNDLARKIAQFLQVSPAITTTGEIRFKTALLSPPKGYQLINPDDAKTFISDLLAGEQVKLLGDAPWLQNSKLPFDEQGKLTIEIVDKADIDTLQPRGDRLIYQLESSPEITGKLAIIGTGPGSHDWLSPQVREVLENASDWVGYKTYLDLVEFLRKPEIIRHESDNRVELKRAETALNLAAKGRSVVLISSGDPGIYAMASAVFEVLETKAKPEWEAIAIQVCPGISAMQAAAARVGAPLGHDFCVISLSDILKPWDVIINRIELAAKADLAMAFYNPVSQQRTWQLDQAKQILLKWRSPQTPIILARNLGRKGETVTVKILEQLTAQDADMRTIILIGNSQTRIINQNQNQQWIYTPRHYPSLPKGRVY; this comes from the coding sequence ATGAACCAACCAGCCATTATTGTTTTAACCGAAAATAGTCTTGATGTGGCTAAGAACATCCAAAAAGCCCTAGGTAATGGGATTATCTATGGTTCCCCAAAACGCACCCAGTCGGCTGATTTAACCTATGATAATTTTGGGGATACCGTGCGGGAACTCTTCCAAACAGGAACCCCCATTATTGGCATTTGTGCGGCGGGGATTTTAATTCGCACTTTAGCACCATTATTAATCAATAAATGGCAGGAACCTCCCGTTTTAGCTGTGGCTGAAGATGGTAGCGCCGTCGTGCCACTTTTAGGGGGTTTACAAGGGGTTAATGATTTGGCGCGTAAAATTGCCCAATTCTTGCAGGTTTCTCCAGCTATTACCACCACAGGAGAAATTAGATTTAAAACGGCTTTATTATCTCCCCCCAAGGGTTATCAATTGATTAATCCTGATGATGCCAAAACCTTTATTTCCGATTTGTTGGCGGGAGAACAAGTTAAATTGCTCGGAGATGCACCCTGGTTACAAAATAGTAAATTGCCCTTTGATGAACAGGGAAAATTGACTATTGAAATCGTAGATAAAGCAGATATAGACACTCTTCAGCCTAGGGGCGATCGCTTAATTTATCAGTTAGAGAGTTCACCAGAAATCACCGGTAAATTAGCCATAATTGGCACCGGACCCGGAAGCCATGATTGGCTATCTCCCCAAGTTCGCGAGGTCTTAGAAAATGCTAGTGATTGGGTAGGTTATAAAACCTATTTAGACCTAGTTGAATTTTTAAGAAAACCCGAAATTATCCGCCATGAATCTGATAATAGGGTAGAATTAAAGAGGGCGGAGACTGCCTTAAATTTAGCCGCTAAAGGGCGTTCAGTGGTGCTAATTTCTTCCGGCGATCCAGGCATTTACGCCATGGCTTCAGCGGTATTTGAAGTATTAGAAACCAAAGCCAAACCAGAATGGGAGGCGATCGCTATCCAGGTCTGTCCAGGTATTTCCGCCATGCAAGCCGCCGCCGCCAGAGTTGGCGCACCATTAGGACACGATTTCTGCGTCATTTCCCTATCAGATATTCTCAAACCCTGGGATGTCATTATCAACCGCATTGAATTAGCCGCCAAAGCCGATTTAGCCATGGCATTTTATAACCCTGTTTCTCAACAAAGAACCTGGCAACTTGACCAAGCAAAACAGATATTATTAAAGTGGAGGTCTCCCCAAACTCCCATTATCTTAGCCCGAAATTTAGGCAGAAAAGGAGAAACCGTCACCGTCAAAATACTCGAACAATTAACCGCTCAAGATGCCGATATGCGAACCATAATTTTAATTGGAAACAGCCAAACTCGCATCATTAACCAAAACCAAAACCAGCAGTGGATTTACACCCCACGCCATTATCCCTCTCTCCCCAAAGGGCGAGTTTATTAA
- the cbiE gene encoding precorrin-6y C5,15-methyltransferase (decarboxylating) subunit CbiE → MVSRDFSHKWLSIVGIGEDGLEGLSATARSLLSMASVVVGGQRHLAMLPPEDKREKLLWTSPLDESIAEIIRRRGQPVCVLASGDPMWYGIGVTLTRRLPLEEITIIPSPSTFSLICSRLGWSVTDVETLSLCGRPLALLNRVIYGGAHLLILSANRRTPAAVAELLTHQGFGDSLIVVLEHLGGKKERQISGIASSWDVDEVADLNAIAVECISSNPVNFSPSFPGLPDSAYHHDGQLTKQEVRAITLSRLSPLPGQLLWDVGAGCGSIGIEWMRSDRRCQSIAIEQHPRRLEYIADNATALGTPDLQIIAGKAPESLINLPSPDAIFIGGGITTPGLLETCWKKLRSGGRLVANTVTVESELLLLQWHNKFGGELTRIGIERTAAIGNFLGWKPLATVTQWSVLKP, encoded by the coding sequence ATGGTCAGCAGGGATTTTTCCCACAAATGGTTATCAATTGTAGGAATTGGGGAAGATGGGTTAGAAGGGTTAAGCGCCACGGCGCGATCGCTTTTATCTATGGCTTCAGTAGTTGTCGGTGGTCAACGTCATTTAGCAATGTTACCCCCGGAGGATAAACGAGAAAAACTCCTCTGGACTTCTCCTCTGGATGAGTCGATCGCAGAAATTATCCGCCGCCGTGGTCAACCCGTCTGTGTTTTAGCTAGTGGCGATCCGATGTGGTATGGTATTGGCGTTACCCTTACCCGTCGCCTACCCCTTGAGGAAATTACTATAATTCCTTCTCCCTCTACATTTAGCCTAATTTGTAGTCGTTTGGGTTGGTCTGTAACCGATGTAGAAACCCTGAGTTTATGTGGTCGTCCCCTGGCTTTATTAAATCGGGTAATTTATGGGGGTGCGCATCTGTTAATTTTAAGTGCTAATCGTCGCACTCCCGCCGCCGTGGCTGAACTCCTAACACATCAAGGATTTGGTGATAGTTTAATCGTGGTGTTGGAACATTTGGGAGGCAAAAAAGAGAGACAAATTTCGGGTATCGCTTCCTCTTGGGATGTTGACGAAGTGGCTGATTTAAATGCGATCGCCGTAGAGTGTATTAGTTCTAATCCCGTTAACTTTTCCCCTAGTTTCCCGGGACTTCCTGACAGCGCCTACCACCACGACGGACAGTTAACTAAACAGGAGGTCCGAGCGATTACTCTCAGTCGATTATCTCCCCTACCGGGACAACTTTTATGGGATGTCGGTGCAGGTTGTGGGTCCATTGGTATTGAGTGGATGAGAAGCGATCGCCGTTGTCAAAGTATCGCCATAGAACAGCATCCCAGACGCTTAGAATATATTGCTGATAATGCCACAGCTTTAGGGACTCCAGACCTGCAAATAATAGCCGGAAAAGCACCCGAATCATTAATTAATTTACCTTCCCCTGATGCCATTTTTATTGGTGGTGGTATTACCACCCCAGGTCTATTAGAAACCTGTTGGAAAAAATTGCGATCGGGAGGTCGTCTAGTGGCTAATACAGTCACAGTTGAGAGTGAGTTACTTCTGTTACAATGGCATAATAAATTCGGGGGTGAACTTACCCGAATTGGCATTGAAAGAACTGCAGCCATTGGCAATTTTTTAGGCTGGAAACCCTTAGCTACTGTCACTCAATGGTCAGTGCTGAAACCATAA
- a CDS encoding precorrin-8X methylmutase — protein sequence MIDYLRDGNQIYQKSFGIIRDETNFQGLSDDLSHVAVRLIHACGMTDIVGDLQASENAVKVGREALQQGKAIFCDAMMVARGITKKRLPKNNPIICTLNHPDVPNIARQINNTRSAAALELWGDNLQGAVVAIGNAPTALFHLLEMLDDGLVKPALILGFPVGFVGAAESKLELASNSRGIPFMTLHGRRGGSAIAAAAVNALAKENEL from the coding sequence ATGATAGACTACCTGCGTGACGGCAACCAAATATATCAGAAATCCTTTGGAATAATTCGGGATGAAACCAACTTTCAAGGTTTATCAGATGATTTATCTCATGTAGCAGTTAGGTTAATTCATGCCTGCGGAATGACGGATATTGTCGGAGATTTACAAGCCTCAGAAAATGCCGTTAAAGTCGGACGGGAGGCACTACAACAGGGAAAAGCCATCTTTTGTGATGCCATGATGGTGGCTAGGGGAATTACTAAAAAACGCTTACCTAAAAATAACCCGATTATTTGTACCCTAAATCATCCAGATGTCCCTAATATCGCTCGCCAGATTAATAATACTCGGTCGGCGGCAGCATTGGAGTTATGGGGGGATAATTTACAAGGCGCAGTGGTAGCCATTGGTAATGCACCGACTGCCCTCTTTCACCTGCTGGAAATGTTGGATGATGGTTTAGTGAAACCTGCACTGATTTTAGGGTTTCCGGTCGGCTTTGTCGGCGCGGCAGAGTCGAAACTTGAATTGGCATCTAATAGCCGTGGTATTCCATTTATGACACTCCATGGGCGGCGCGGTGGGAGTGCGATCGCAGCGGCGGCAGTAAATGCGTTAGCAAAGGAAAATGAATTATGA